A window from Drosophila subobscura isolate 14011-0131.10 chromosome O, UCBerk_Dsub_1.0, whole genome shotgun sequence encodes these proteins:
- the LOC117896263 gene encoding uncharacterized protein LOC117896263 has protein sequence MRSQLVFCVVIGLMLTFNINFHDAVIFKFMNIVCESYNQSWVVFRYCRLKAVGRDRVNLNINATILHPAYNITNHGKILKRASGYKPWLLDTTVDACRFMRKNYDPFAQIVFSLFKEFSNINHTCPYVGHQILKDFYLRPELLLLPFPTGDYMLSMRWYFGKKLQFDTNVSFVFVEDLIKS, from the exons ATGCGGTCTCAGCTGGTGTTCTGTGTGGTCATCGGACTAATGCTAACATTTAACATCAATTTTCac GATGCCGTCATTTTCAAGTTTATGAACATCGTCTGTGAGAGCTACAATCAATCGTGGGTCGTGTTCCGATACTGTCGCCTGAAGGCTGTCGGTCGGGACAGGGTTAATCTCAACATAAATGCGACGATACTTCATCCAGCTTATAACATAACAAATCATGGAAAGATATTAAAGAGAGCAAGTGGCTACAAGCCCTGGCTATTGGACACCACTGTGGATGCCTGTCGATTTATGCGCAAGAATTACGATCCATTTGCACAAATAGTCTTCAGCCTTTTTAAAGAATTCTCAAACATCAACCACACTTGTCCGTATGTG GGACACCAAATATTAAAGGATTTTTATCTTAGGCCCGagctgttgcttctgcctTTTCCCACCGGCGATTATATGCTGTCTATGCGCTGGTACTTTGGCAAAAAGCTGCAATTTGATACTAATGTGAGCTTCGTGTTCGTGGAGGATCTCATCAAGAGCTAA
- the LOC117898840 gene encoding uncharacterized protein LOC117898840, with translation MGVDTLTTSSAFNPSSQDALVFKFTNFVCESYNKSWLVFHKCRLKAVSRNKVLLNLNGTVLHPVNDISAHFRVFKRANGYKPWLFDVKFDACLYLKRRNHPAVNIVYSLFTPFSNINHSCPYVGAMLVKDLYLIPDLMRLPVPTGDYLLSMQWYYDKKLTFDTNVSVAFVEDLLTS, from the exons ATGGGAGTCGATACCCTCA CAACAAGTTCCGCATTTAACCCGAGTTCACAGGATGCACTCGTTTTCAAGTTTACAAACTTCGTCTGCGAGAGCTACAACAAATCCTGGTTGGTATTCCACAAATGTCGTCTCAAGGCTGTGAGTCGAAACAAAGTGCTGCTCAATCTAAATGGAACGGTTCTACATCCGGTCAACGATATATCAGCTCATTTTCGGGTTTTCAAAAGAGCAAATGGCTACAAGCCATGGCTCTTTGATGTCAAATTTGATGCCTGTCTGTATTTGAAGAGGCGAAATCATCCCGCTGTTAATATAGTCTATTCACTCTTCACCCCGTTTTCCAACATTAATCACTCATGCCCCTACGTG GGGGCAATGTTAGTCAAGGACTTGTATCTAATACCCGATCTGATGCGTCTGCCCGTTCCAACGGGGGACTACTTGTTGTCGATGCAGTGGTACTACGATAAGAAGCTAACATTCGATACCAATGTTAGTGTTGCATTCGTAGAGGATCTATTGACGAGCTAA
- the LOC117896260 gene encoding aquaporin-2, whose amino-acid sequence MILDGSSFSRAVGEFTGTALLMMVGCMGVAMSFPEEAGFLVGSFQYGLTVCIVVHVFGCISGAHANPCVSISCCILGHIAKDMMLLYVACQLAGGLAGYYFLMAMLPAAVIEHNYPALCVHDPMAELSNFQILAIEFILTSVFVLGWCALWDVQNSNCLDSASIKMGLLVTACGIAGNNLTGASMNPVKTLIPLLFHDYHGTFYPQLAGQTLAAVLVPCIWCTAFIYSDKPMETVHGRPKRT is encoded by the exons ATGATCCTAGACGGCAGCTCTTTCTCTCGGGCTGTGGGTGAGTTTACCGGCACGGCGCTTCTGATGATGGTCGGCTGCATGGGAGTGGCGATGAGCTTTCCGGAGGAGGCTGGATTCTTGGTGGGGAGCTTTCAATACGGATTGACAGTGTGCATAGTGGTGCATGTTTTTGGCTGCATTTCTGGTGCCCATGCCAATCCGTGCGTCTCGATTTCTTGCTGCATTCTTGGCCACATAGCCAAGGACATGATGCTGCTCTATGTCGCCTGTCAGCTGGCCGGCGGCCTGGCCGGCTACTACTTTCTGATGGCGATGCTGCCAGCGGCTGTCATTGAGCACAATTATCCGGCCCTCTGTGTGCACGACCCAATGGCCGAACTGTCAAACTTTCAAATTTTAGCCATTGAGTTCATCCTCACATCGGTGTTTGTCCTGGGCTGGTGCGCGCTGTGGGATGTGCAGAATAGTAACTGCCTGGACTCTGCCTCGATTAAAATGGGACTCTTGGTGACCGCTTGTGGCATTGCTGGG AACAACCTGACGGGTGCGTCTATGAACCCGGTGAAAACACTTATCCCTTTGCTGTTTCACGACTATCATGGTACATTTTATCCGCAACTGGCTGGTCAGACCTTGGCGGCGGTGCTGGTTCCTTGTATCTGGTGCACTGCGTTTATATACAGTGATAAGCCCATGGAAACGGTACACGGACGTCCGAAGCGTACATGA